The following nucleotide sequence is from Pelomicrobium methylotrophicum.
CTGCAAAAGCTTCACCACCGGCGCTTCTTCGGCGCCCACGCCGAGCCCAAGCGCCGCCAGGTCGATGCCGGGCTCCCCCATCTCCTCCTCGAGGACGTGGGCCAGCGTGCTGATTTCCTCGGTGCGCCGATAGACCCGGTCGATGACCTCGAGCAGCTGCCCTTCGGTCACGACGGCGAGCTCGATGTCACGCCTGAGGATGCGGGCGAGCTCGTCGTAAGCGAAGAGATCCGTGGGGTCTGCCATTCCGACCCGGAGCGCGGGACCGACCTCTTCCAGCACCAGCGCCCGGAAGCGGCGGGCATGGACCTCGGAGAGCTTTTGGACGACCTCGGGCCGGATGTCATAGCGCTTGAGATCGAGGAAGGGAATGCGCAGTTGCTTGGCGAGGGCCTTGGAGATTTCCTCTTCGCTGACAAACCCCAGCTCCACCAGGACCCGCCCGAGCTTGCGCCCGGTCCGTTTTTGCTCCGCGAGCGCCCGGGCAAGCTGCTCCTCGGTGATGAGCTTCTGCTCCACCAGGAGCTGTCCCAGGCGTACCCTTTCAGGCCGGGCCAAGCGTTCCTCCCCCTTGTTTGTGTAAATTCTTAACATCCATCCTCATGTCATAGAAGGCAAACAGTAAGCGCTTTTGGAATCCAACGCAAGTCACTGCTGGGGACGCGAGGGGGTCCGATCGGGAAAGGCGGCCGTCCCTCCCCGGCCCGGCGCGGGGCCGGGGACGCTTACGCCGCGGCAGACGGGCGCACACGGCTCCAGAGGCGGGGCGGATTCCAGACCGACCGTCAGACTCCCCTCTCTGAGGGGACGGCAGCGCTCAGACCGGGGGTGCCATGGGCCCTTTCCCCACCCCATCGGTGGGGTGTTCGGGCTTCGGCTCCCGCGCGAGCAGCGCCTCCACGGCGCCGCTGGGCGCAAGCCCTTCGAAGAGCACTTGGCACACGGCCTCGGTGATGGGCATTTCCACGCCGATGCGCCGGGCGAGGGCACGGACCTCCCGGGCCGTGTGCACCCCTTCGGCCACGTGGCCGAGGCGCTCGAGAATTTTTTTCAGGGGTTTGCCCTGGGCGAGCAGCAGGCCCACCCGCCGGTTACGGGAGAGGTCCCCTGTGCAGGTCAGGATCAGATCGCCTGCCCCCGCCAGCCCGAGAAACGTCTCCTGGCGCCCCCCGAGCTTCAGGCCCAGGCGGGTGATTTCGGCGAGCCCCCGCGTGATGAGCGCCGCGCGGGCGTTGTAACCAAAGCCCAGGCCGTCGCAGATGCCGGCGGCGATGGCCATCACGTTCTTGACCGCCCCGCCAATCTCGACGCCGACCACATCGGTGCTGGAGTAGACCCGAAGCCGCGGGCTGTGGAGCGCCCGCGCGGCAGCGTCGGCGAACGCCGGGTCGGCAGAGGCCAACGTGACCGCCGTGGGAAGCCCCCGGGCCACCTCCTGGGCAAAGCTCGGGCCGGAGAGCACGCCGTACACCGCACCCGGACCCAGGATTTCCGCCGCCACTTGGTGGGGAAGCCGGGCGGTGGAGGGTTCGAAGCCTTTGCTGGCCGCCACCACCGGCAGCCCCGGGCGGTGCGCGGCAATCCGTTCGAGTGTCTCGCGCAGCGCCGAGGTGGGCACGACGACCAGCGCCAAGTCGCGCCCGGCCAGGGCCGCGGCGGCATCACCCTCCAGGGCGACCGACGGAGGGATCTCGAAACCGGGAAGATAGCGGCCATTGACCCGGGTGCGCCGCATCTGCGCGAGGTCTGCCGGGTCCCACACCCAGAGCGTCACGTGGTGTCGGGGGCAGAGGCTCAAGGCCAGTGCCGTCCCCCATGCGCCCGCCCCCAGGATCGCGATCCTCACGCGCCCCACACCTGGCTCGCCTGGACGAAGCCCGTCTGCCCGTCCCGGTGACGAACCTGGACCCAACCCGGCACGTCGCCATCGAGCCGCTCCAGCAGCACCCCCTTCTGGGCTTCGAAGACCAACGGGGCCCCGACTTCTGGTTGGCGGCGGACCGCGGCGAGCGGTGCGGTCACGATGACGGTGCGCCGGTCGGAGAGGGAGCGTTTCTCGATCCATGCGAGATCTCCCGCCACGTCGCGCACCTTGACCCAGTGCTCCAGGGTCACCACCACTTCCAAGGGATAGCCAGGGCTCGCCACGTAGAGGGGACGGCCTTCCCGCGAAGGCGAATCGTACAGAAGCGCCGGCTCATCGCCCACCGAGCGGTACTCGGCGGCCGCCGGCATCGGTGCGGCGATCAGCCAGGCGGCAAAAAGCACTCGGATCAAGCGGCAAGAAGCCATCACGAAGCGGGAGGTGGCTGGGAACCCTGCTGCAGTTGACGCTGGCGATACAGCGCCTCGAAATTGACCGGTGAAAGAAACACCGGCGGGAAACCGGCTCGTCCCACCACATCGGAGATGACCTCCCGGACGTAGGGGAACAAGATGTTGGGACAAGCGATGCCGAGGACCGGGTCCAGTTCCTGGGTCGGAATGTTGCGGATCTGGAAGATCCCCGACTGGGACGCCTCCACGAGGAACACGACCTTATCCCTGGCCTTGGCGGTGACGGTCACCGTGACCACCGCCTCGTAAACGCCCTCGTCGAGGGGCTGGGCCTGGGTGTGCAACTGAACCTCCACTTGGGGCGCCTCACGCTCGAGAAACACTTGCGGCGCGTGAGGGATCTCGAGGGAGAGGTCCTTGACGTAGAGCTTCTCGATGGAGAAGACGGGCTGCTGCGATTGATCGCTCATGGAATGGTCCTGGGCAACAAGATCGTCCTATACC
It contains:
- a CDS encoding NAD(P)H-dependent glycerol-3-phosphate dehydrogenase, translated to MRIAILGAGAWGTALALSLCPRHHVTLWVWDPADLAQMRRTRVNGRYLPGFEIPPSVALEGDAAAALAGRDLALVVVPTSALRETLERIAAHRPGLPVVAASKGFEPSTARLPHQVAAEILGPGAVYGVLSGPSFAQEVARGLPTAVTLASADPAFADAAARALHSPRLRVYSSTDVVGVEIGGAVKNVMAIAAGICDGLGFGYNARAALITRGLAEITRLGLKLGGRQETFLGLAGAGDLILTCTGDLSRNRRVGLLLAQGKPLKKILERLGHVAEGVHTAREVRALARRIGVEMPITEAVCQVLFEGLAPSGAVEALLAREPKPEHPTDGVGKGPMAPPV
- a CDS encoding SH3 domain-containing protein; its protein translation is MLFAAWLIAAPMPAAAEYRSVGDEPALLYDSPSREGRPLYVASPGYPLEVVVTLEHWVKVRDVAGDLAWIEKRSLSDRRTVIVTAPLAAVRRQPEVGAPLVFEAQKGVLLERLDGDVPGWVQVRHRDGQTGFVQASQVWGA
- the secB gene encoding protein-export chaperone SecB, coding for MSDQSQQPVFSIEKLYVKDLSLEIPHAPQVFLEREAPQVEVQLHTQAQPLDEGVYEAVVTVTVTAKARDKVVFLVEASQSGIFQIRNIPTQELDPVLGIACPNILFPYVREVISDVVGRAGFPPVFLSPVNFEALYRQRQLQQGSQPPPAS